One stretch of Armigeres subalbatus isolate Guangzhou_Male chromosome 2, GZ_Asu_2, whole genome shotgun sequence DNA includes these proteins:
- the LOC134208946 gene encoding uncharacterized protein LOC134208946 has translation MDNPADIISRGMEPNQLKESTVWWTGPPWLKQPSCFWPPLLQAELQELPAEALEERSVSLPIRTQEPNQLFHLRSSFASLVRLIALIQRFVYNIKPENHSRRRLGFLQTTELNQAISSLVRLAQTEVFPNEIASVASDGQVKSTSPLKNLAPVLKDGILRVGGRLKNALISEDRKHPIILPARHPLTEAIMEHYHRKYLHAGPQLLVASVREKFWPLRIRNLARSVVHSCVNCFRCKPTVLEQLMGDLPPERVTPSLPFLNTGVDLCGPFYYRKNRKAVSTKCYIAIFICLVTKAIHVELVNDLSTAVFLAEIHRFIGRR, from the coding sequence ATGGACAACCCTGCGGACATTATATCACGCGGGATGGAACCTAATCAGCTTAAGGAGTCCACAGTTTGGTGGACAGGACCGCCATGGTTGAAGCAGCCATCATGCTTCTGGCCTCCGCTCCTACAAGCAGAATTACAGGAGCTTCCAGCTGAAGCATTAGAAGAACGATCCGTATCGTTACCGATTCGCACCCAGGAACCGAATCAGTTATTTCACCTGCGTTCGTCCTTTGCATCACTAGTTCGTCTAATTGCCCTGATCCAACGTTTCGTCTACAATATCAAGCCAGAAAACCACTCTCGTCGCAGATTAGGATTTCTACAAACCACTGAACTAAATCAAGCCATTTCATCATTGGTGCGTTTAGCACAAACAGAAGTGTTCCCAAACGAGATCGCATCAGTAGCTTCCGATGGACAAGTGAAGTCGACTTCACCTTTGAAGAATCTTGCGCCTGTTCTGAAGGACGGCATTCTACGTGTTGGTGGGCGTCTTAAAAATGCGTTGATTTCGGAGGACAGAAAGCATCCAATAATCCTTCCGGCTCGTCACCCGCTGACTGAAGCTATTATGGAGCACTATCATCGCAAATATCTACACGCCGGACCACAATTGCTTGTGGCAAGTGTCCGGGAGAAGTTCTGGCCGCTACGCATCCGTAACTTGGCACGGAGTGTGGTTCATTCATGCGTCAATTGTTTTCGATGTAAGCCTACTGTTCTGGAGCAACTCATGGGAGATTTGCCCCCAGaaagggtaacgccttctttgcCTTTCCTCAACACCGGCGTTGATCTATGTGGACCATTCTATTATCGGAAGAATCGCAAAGCAGTTTCTACTAAGTGCTATATCGCCATCTTCATCTGCCTTGTCACCAAGGCCATCCATGTAGAATTGGTCAATGACCTCTCAACGGCCGTTTTTCTCGCGGAAATACATCGATTCATCGGTCGCAGATGA
- the LOC134208945 gene encoding uncharacterized protein LOC134208945 translates to MELYYEFLLDGFRKLGPEEPVLQNTVFGWVAAGKVGFHHHAGQPKVAHVCSMEKVEDTISRFWELESCWSPCTQSPDETFCEEHFVANTFRDESGRFVVTLPKRTDVLSQLGRSKNIAVNRFHALERRLDANPNLKQAYTAFITEYLQLNHMREINDVNDSFPSYYLPHNGVEKADSTTTKLRVVFDASCRTDSGVSLNQALLVGPVVQDDLYAISLRFRMRQYAIVADAEKMYRQIRVHPTDFLLQRILWRNSSREQLKTFELTTVIYGTASAPYLATRCLLELSKQGSNDFPQAAEILAKDFYIDDMLTGVEDEDDGAQLCIQLRNLLKSAGFSLRKWASNSNAILSAIPSELRDERSMLALDTPSTIKTLGLIWEPATDLLHYTIPKWSLTNSITRRTVLSDTAKLFDPLGLVGPVIVLAKIFVQTLWRSSHSWDDPLDDHQQQYWLAFRNSLDALPSISVPRWVAFANAPVNVELHGFCDASIRAYGACLYIRTVSNDGGISVRLLTAKSKVAPLGDSKRQKRVSLPRLELSAALLLSHLYHKVNSSIALNTRSFFWSDSTITPVLCLIIIRRT, encoded by the coding sequence ATGGAGCTTTATTATGAATTCCTGTTGGATGGTTTCAGGAAGCTTGGCCCTGAGGAACCTGTTCTACAAAACACCGTTTTCGGCTGGGTTGCAGCCGGAAAGGTGGGATTTCATCACCATGCAGGTCAACCGAAAGTAGCCCACGTTTGCAGCATGGAGAAGGTTGAAGACACAATCTCTCGCTTTTGGGAACTGGAGTCCTGCTGGTCACCCTGTACACAGTCTCCCGATGAAACTTTCTGCGAAGAGCATTTCGTAGCCAACACATTTCGTGATGAGTCGGGGCGATTCGTGGTAACACTACCCAAGCGCACCGATGTTCTGTCCCAGCTCGGGCGCTCCAAGAATATTGCGGTTAACAGATTCCATGCACTGGAACGTCGACTTGATGCCAACCCAAATCTGAAGCAGGCATATACTGCGTTCATAACGGAGTACTTGCAACTCAACCACATGCGAGAAATCAACGACGTCAAcgattccttcccttcctactACCTTCCACATAATGGCGTGGAGAAGGCGGATAGTACCACCACGAAATTGAGGGTTGTGTTCGACGCCTCCTGCCGAACTGACTCTGGCGTGTCACTAAACCAGGCGCTTTTGGTAGGACCTGTCGTACAAGATGACTTGTACGCAATTTCGCTTCGCTTTCGGATGCGTCAGTATGCCATTGTCGCAGATGCTGAAAAAATGTATCGTCAGATCCGTGTACATCCAACTGACTTCCTTCTTCAACGTATCCTGTGGCGGAATTCTAGTCGGGAGCAGCTGAAAACGTTCGAACTTACCACCGTCATCTATGGTACGGCTTCGGCGCCGTATTTGGCCACCAGGTGCCTTCTCGAGTTGTCTAAACAAGGATCCAACGATTTTCCTCAAGCGGCGGAAATATTAGCCAAAGATTTTTATATAGACGACATGCTCACCGGAGTCGAAGATGAGGACGATGGAGCACAACTATGTATCCAGCTTCGGAACCTACTGAAGTCAGCTGGGTTTAGCCTACGTAAGTGGGCATCCAACTCCAATGCCATACTGTCAGCCATACCATCCGAGCTACGCGACGAGCGCTCGATGCTTGCTCTGGACACACCGTCTACCATAAAAACTCTGGGGTTGATATGGGAACCGGCAACCGATCTACTCCACTATACCATTCCTAAATGGTCACTCACGAACTCTATTACTAGAAGAACGGTATTATCGGATACTGCAAAACTGTTTGACCCTCTAGGGTTGGTCGGTCCGGTGATAGTCCTGGCTAAAATATTCGTTCAAACCCTCTGGCGAAGCTCACATTCTTGGGATGATCCTCTCGATGACCACCAACAACAGTATTGGCTTGCTTTCCGCAACAGTCTGGATGCTCTACCATCAATTTCCGTTCCACGTTGGGTAGCCTTTGCCAACGCTCCAGTTAATGTGGAACTGCACGGCTTCTGTGATGCATCGATCCGAGCATACGGTGCATGTTTGTATATTCGAACGGTCTCTAATGATGGTGGCATTTCCGTGCGTCTTCTGACTGCCAAATCCAAAGTGGCCCCACTCGGAGACTCGAAAAGGCAGAAAAGGGTCAGTCTACCCAGGCTGGAGTTATCTGCGGCTCTACTACTGAGTCATTTGTACCATAAGGTCAACTCCAGCATCGCTCTGAACACCCGATCCTTCTTCTGGTCGGACTCAACGATAACGCCAGTGTTGTGCTTGATCATTATCAGACGaacatga